The Primulina tabacum isolate GXHZ01 chromosome 16, ASM2559414v2, whole genome shotgun sequence genome window below encodes:
- the LOC142530059 gene encoding RPM1-interacting protein 4-like, whose product MARSNVPKFGEWESEDDVPYTVFFDKARKNRGEKMINPNDPQENPDMFHNFEPRPLAPAAPLKTRTKPEEPIVRGSVKQIHEHRVNREDVDFRQFSNSTARNENMRRRPPSESSYGGRVNKPSQSTRSSAGSEYSFESSPHHPQERNTGRGIGSVPWEGTNYENNHGIRARSRLGPIAQEDNSPEKGAAVPKFGDWDEHDPHSAENFTHVFNKVREERNPTPGHVSNTPKYPSHSPRIQPSNEPKKCCFPWW is encoded by the exons ATGGCT CGTTCAAATGTGCCAAAGTTTGGTGAGTGGGAAAGTGAAGATGATGTCCCTTACACGGTTTTCTTTGACAAGGCAAGAAAAAATAGAGGTGAGAAAATGATTAATCCCAATGATCCCCAAGAGAATCCAGACATGTTCCATAACTTCGAACCTCGACCACTTGCTCCTGCTGCTCCACTAAAAACTAGGACTAAACCAGAGGAACCTATTGTAAGGGGATCAGTCAAGCAAATTCATGAGCATAGAGTAAACAGGGAAGATGTTGACTTTAGGCAGTTCAGTAATTCTACAGCTCGAAACGAAAATATGAGGCGAAGACCTCCTAGTGAATCGAGTTATGGTGGTCGTGTGAACAAACCTAGTCAATCTACAAGGTCTAGTGCAGGATCTGAGTATAGCTTTGAGAGTTCACCTCATCATCCACAGGAGAGAAATACCGGGAGAGGCATTGGTTCTGTGCCATGGGAAGGGACAAACTACGAGAATAATCATGGTATCCGGGCAAGATCCCGGCTAGGGCCGATTGCTCAAGAGGACAATAGT CCTGAAAAAGGTGCAGCTGTTCCAAAATTTGGCGATTGGGACGAACATGATCCACATTCGGCCGAAAATTTCACCCATGTATTCAATAAAGTACGCGAGGAAAGGAATCCTACTCCTGGTCATGTGtcgaatacaccaaaatatccgTCTCACAGCCCACGGATTCAACCATCCAACGAACCAAAG AAATGCTGCTTTccttggtggtaa